A stretch of Imperialibacter roseus DNA encodes these proteins:
- a CDS encoding heavy-metal-associated domain-containing protein, producing the protein MKRLGIIALLTIFSLSGAMAQLIKVDQEVFGMDCAPCAYGLERGLKKMDGLESVKVSLNDGKAYLKLTSDNELTLQKIQKEVKNNGFSARNAEVTLNGELLKEGNEWTIKVNGETFKVSDDTTSDILSKLNPGNIRARGWVKDEEDGELSSKWAIRIMEVLKS; encoded by the coding sequence ATGAAAAGATTAGGAATAATAGCATTGTTGACAATTTTTAGTTTGAGCGGTGCAATGGCTCAGTTGATCAAAGTAGATCAGGAGGTTTTTGGAATGGATTGTGCACCTTGTGCCTATGGCCTGGAGCGTGGACTCAAGAAAATGGATGGGCTGGAAAGTGTAAAAGTAAGCCTCAATGATGGAAAAGCTTATCTTAAGCTTACTTCCGACAATGAACTGACCTTACAAAAAATCCAGAAAGAAGTGAAGAATAACGGATTTTCAGCCAGAAATGCAGAAGTCACTTTAAATGGAGAACTGCTTAAAGAGGGCAATGAGTGGACAATTAAGGTCAATGGAGAAACGTTCAAAGTCAGCGATGATACTACCAGTGACATACTATCTAAGCTTAATCCGGGCAATATCCGGGCAAGAGGATGGGTAAAAGACGAAGAAGATGGTGAGTTAAGTAGTAAATGGGCTATTAGAATAATGGAAGTCTTAAAATCTTAA
- a CDS encoding heavy-metal-associated domain-containing protein — MANNKVPFNNHDLCRPDVSISTLCAYFLPEDDKQLIIIDKSDIQAANFEIKGMTCQGCAAHVEHEVNKLSGILKVTASYEQGNAIVEFDNTKTGILEIEQAINSTGYSVTNKTGK, encoded by the coding sequence TTGGCGAACAACAAAGTCCCTTTCAATAATCACGATCTTTGCCGCCCTGATGTCAGCATTTCCACTTTATGCGCATATTTTCTACCCGAAGACGACAAACAACTTATCATAATTGACAAGTCAGATATACAGGCCGCAAATTTTGAAATCAAAGGCATGACTTGCCAGGGTTGCGCAGCTCATGTTGAACATGAGGTAAATAAGCTCAGTGGTATCCTTAAAGTAACCGCATCCTACGAACAGGGCAATGCCATTGTTGAATTTGACAATACCAAAACAGGCATCCTTGAAATTGAGCAAGCTATCAACTCGACCGGATATTCTGTGACCAATAAAACAGGGAAATAA
- a CDS encoding GDCCVxC domain-containing (seleno)protein: MEIILESTITCRECGHQKEETIPTDACQYFYEWENCHQVLKPKEGDCCVYCSYGSAPCLPVQEAGSGHCCE; encoded by the coding sequence ATGGAAATCATATTAGAATCAACCATCACCTGCCGGGAATGCGGACATCAAAAAGAAGAAACCATCCCCACTGACGCCTGTCAGTACTTCTATGAATGGGAAAATTGCCACCAGGTACTAAAACCGAAGGAAGGGGATTGCTGCGTGTATTGCTCCTATGGCTCAGCACCTTGTCTACCTGTTCAGGAAGCAGGAAGTGGACATTGCTGTGAATAG
- a CDS encoding heavy metal-binding domain-containing protein: MKNYFISMVFMAVVAPLLAQNEMGQIQPSPTDSIVYSCPMHPEITPHKPGKCPKCGMDLVQKDPASPGHEMNMMMCPMNGMVDMDHQHDEKKQNRKMMNGMGVMGIAMGAMMVVALIIFGGN, encoded by the coding sequence ATGAAAAATTATTTTATCTCCATGGTGTTTATGGCAGTGGTTGCTCCTTTGCTTGCCCAAAACGAAATGGGTCAAATCCAACCCTCCCCCACAGATAGCATCGTGTATTCATGTCCGATGCACCCTGAAATTACACCGCATAAGCCTGGAAAATGCCCGAAGTGCGGAATGGATCTCGTCCAAAAAGATCCTGCTTCACCAGGACATGAGATGAATATGATGATGTGCCCGATGAATGGAATGGTAGACATGGACCACCAACATGATGAAAAAAAGCAGAACCGGAAAATGATGAATGGTATGGGGGTAATGGGTATAGCCATGGGGGCCATGATGGTTGTGGCACTTATCATTTTTGGGGGCAATTAA
- a CDS encoding AraC family transcriptional regulator, whose amino-acid sequence MKTITIQIKNMVCPRCIHVVKQILRDLNISFTEVDLGYATLNIDPFPDFDLINEKLEALDLGLICDQNELLITEINKAIHCYMENISWIGHRKKLSDYISKEVARNYHQLSKVYSRYSGITIEQYFIDLRTNKVKELIRQGKLNLSQIAITVGYSGIHYLSGQFRKYTGLSLSEYKRKLEEESGKSAGKEDQAVIRRLIPMRPGYEVSSRSNGDRRFNTPGDYQDYKVHVSV is encoded by the coding sequence ATGAAAACTATCACAATACAGATAAAAAACATGGTATGCCCTAGGTGCATCCATGTGGTCAAGCAGATCCTGCGTGACTTGAATATTTCTTTCACAGAAGTAGACCTGGGCTATGCCACTTTAAACATCGATCCGTTTCCGGATTTTGATCTCATCAATGAAAAGCTCGAAGCGCTGGACCTGGGGCTGATCTGTGATCAGAATGAATTACTGATTACCGAAATCAATAAAGCCATCCATTGCTACATGGAAAATATAAGCTGGATAGGCCACCGGAAAAAGCTTTCAGATTATATCTCAAAGGAGGTGGCGAGAAACTACCACCAGCTGAGCAAAGTATATAGCCGGTACTCAGGGATCACCATCGAGCAGTATTTTATTGACCTCAGAACAAATAAAGTCAAAGAGCTGATCAGGCAAGGTAAACTCAACCTTAGCCAGATAGCCATTACGGTAGGTTACAGCGGTATCCACTATCTGTCGGGTCAGTTTAGGAAATATACTGGGTTGTCCCTCTCAGAGTACAAGAGGAAATTGGAAGAGGAATCCGGGAAATCTGCTGGAAAGGAAGACCAGGCTGTTATCAGGAGGCTTATTCCTATGCGCCCGGGGTATGAAGTAAGTTCCAGAAGCAATGGTGACCGAAGATTCAATACCCCAGGCGACTATCAGGACTACAAGGTTCACGTATCAGTTTAA
- a CDS encoding DUF4136 domain-containing protein — MTIKNIFIFIGIITAVVSCNVYRDVQIFKDKKADFGQYQTYAWLPEAEHPADSACTDDLIRRNIRNYFTHCLTQRKLRSDTINAQLLLRIEWLSHAREVNLPPVYDLPEFFDIGYYYAPTLYLRGGKLTGKPGWRNPYMSPEKVEYIHGGVKLTAIDRQTNQLVWEGVAQGDLYDLKVMLEDLHPAVHKMMKQFSIKITTN, encoded by the coding sequence ATGACAATTAAAAATATTTTCATTTTCATAGGGATCATTACCGCAGTGGTTTCCTGCAACGTGTACCGGGACGTCCAGATCTTTAAAGACAAAAAAGCTGATTTTGGACAATACCAGACTTATGCCTGGTTACCCGAGGCAGAGCATCCGGCAGACTCTGCCTGCACAGATGATCTCATCAGGAGAAACATACGCAACTACTTTACGCATTGTCTTACGCAGCGCAAGCTCAGGTCAGATACCATAAATGCACAGCTTTTGCTCCGCATCGAATGGCTCAGCCATGCCAGGGAAGTAAACTTACCCCCGGTTTACGATCTGCCGGAGTTCTTCGATATCGGGTATTACTACGCCCCGACCTTGTACCTCCGTGGCGGCAAGCTTACCGGCAAACCGGGATGGCGCAATCCGTATATGAGCCCTGAAAAGGTCGAATATATACACGGTGGAGTAAAATTGACGGCCATCGACAGGCAAACGAACCAACTGGTATGGGAAGGAGTGGCCCAGGGAGACCTGTATGACCTCAAGGTGATGCTTGAAGACCTGCATCCGGCCGTTCATAAGATGATGAAGCAGTTTTCAATCAAAATTACCACAAACTAA
- the glgX gene encoding glycogen debranching protein GlgX: METISEVKPKTIQYDILSGDPNPLGATVVDMGVNFCLFSKSASGVDLCLFKDANDDEPFQVISLKASGNRSFHYWHVLVKELPVGALYGYKVYGPFDPAVGRRFDQSRLLLDPYARAVVTPKAYNRQSLAPIGQTEVTHSHCMKCVVVDPQAYDWNGDKHVHHPYSRSVIYEVHLKGFTRHPNSKIEKSLLGTYTGLVKKIPFLKKLGITAVELMPVIQFDPQDVGNGLPTNYWGYSPIAFFAPHNGYCYCHDHKVIADEFRNMVRALHKANIEVILDVVFNHTAEGNEVGPTLSFKGLENDTYYILSHKQEYYMNYSGCGNTFNTNHSVVRRLIMDALRRWVVEMHIDGFRFDLASIMSRDEHGYPMENPPVLWEIESDPVLASTKIIAEAWDAGGLYQIGSFVGDKWAEWNGRFRDDIRRFLRGDNGAVSDFANRIAGSPDIYNKPFRDPNRSINMITCHDGFTLNDLVSYNHKHNEANGENNRDGCNENYSWNHGVEGPTNDQEIEALRLRQIKNFMVLLLLSQGTPMISMGDEVRRTQSGNNNTYCQDNEISWFDWDLVEKNKDLLAFVQHLIRFNQSQKIFRMERFWGEKPERGSECITWHGVKLFEPDRSYDSHSLAYQLKEEFGDYQYHFMINAWHQPLTFELPQTDHQWYRIIDTFQHNSFCSFGKSPVIENTSKVMERSLTVLMSKLY, encoded by the coding sequence ATGGAGACCATATCAGAAGTAAAACCAAAGACGATACAGTACGACATCCTAAGCGGCGACCCAAATCCTCTAGGGGCTACCGTAGTGGATATGGGGGTAAATTTTTGCCTCTTTTCCAAAAGCGCATCAGGCGTAGACCTCTGCCTTTTCAAAGACGCAAACGACGATGAGCCTTTCCAGGTGATTTCCCTAAAAGCTTCCGGGAATCGCAGCTTCCATTACTGGCATGTGCTTGTGAAGGAATTGCCTGTTGGCGCCCTGTATGGATACAAAGTATATGGCCCTTTTGATCCGGCAGTCGGCCGTAGATTTGATCAGTCCAGGCTGCTACTCGACCCTTACGCAAGAGCGGTGGTCACACCAAAAGCATATAATCGACAATCCCTGGCCCCAATTGGCCAAACAGAAGTAACTCATTCGCACTGTATGAAATGTGTGGTGGTAGATCCGCAGGCTTACGACTGGAATGGAGATAAACACGTGCATCATCCCTATTCACGCTCTGTAATTTATGAGGTTCACCTTAAAGGATTCACCCGGCACCCCAATTCGAAAATAGAAAAGTCCCTGTTAGGTACCTATACCGGCCTGGTAAAGAAAATACCTTTCCTTAAAAAGCTGGGGATCACTGCCGTAGAGCTCATGCCGGTCATCCAGTTCGATCCGCAGGATGTTGGCAATGGTCTTCCCACGAATTATTGGGGATACTCCCCCATTGCTTTTTTTGCACCTCACAATGGATACTGTTATTGTCATGACCACAAAGTGATAGCCGATGAATTCCGGAACATGGTGAGAGCGCTTCATAAGGCCAATATTGAGGTGATCCTGGATGTGGTATTTAACCATACGGCTGAGGGCAATGAAGTCGGGCCTACGCTATCTTTCAAAGGACTGGAAAACGACACGTACTACATCCTGTCACATAAGCAGGAGTACTATATGAACTACTCCGGCTGTGGCAATACGTTCAACACCAATCACTCGGTGGTACGCAGGCTGATCATGGATGCGCTGAGAAGATGGGTGGTTGAAATGCATATTGATGGATTCCGGTTCGATCTGGCCTCCATCATGTCAAGGGATGAGCATGGCTACCCGATGGAAAACCCTCCGGTGTTGTGGGAAATAGAATCAGATCCCGTGCTGGCCAGTACGAAGATCATAGCTGAAGCATGGGATGCCGGAGGGCTCTACCAGATAGGATCATTTGTAGGTGATAAATGGGCAGAGTGGAACGGCCGTTTCAGGGATGATATCAGACGGTTTCTGAGAGGAGATAACGGAGCTGTTAGTGATTTTGCCAATCGCATTGCAGGCAGCCCGGATATTTACAACAAACCCTTTCGTGATCCAAACCGGAGCATCAATATGATCACCTGTCATGATGGATTCACCCTCAATGACCTGGTGAGCTATAATCATAAGCACAATGAAGCCAATGGAGAGAATAACCGGGACGGATGCAACGAGAACTATTCCTGGAATCATGGGGTGGAAGGCCCAACAAATGACCAGGAAATAGAAGCGCTTCGATTGAGGCAGATCAAAAACTTCATGGTGCTGCTATTACTTTCCCAGGGTACTCCCATGATCTCCATGGGGGACGAAGTGAGACGTACACAAAGCGGAAACAATAATACCTACTGCCAGGACAATGAAATCAGTTGGTTTGACTGGGACCTGGTAGAGAAAAACAAGGATTTGCTAGCCTTTGTGCAGCATTTGATCAGGTTCAACCAGTCCCAAAAGATATTCAGAATGGAAAGGTTCTGGGGAGAAAAGCCTGAAAGAGGAAGTGAATGCATCACATGGCATGGCGTGAAACTATTCGAACCGGACCGGAGCTACGATTCCCATTCTCTGGCTTATCAACTCAAAGAGGAGTTTGGCGACTATCAATACCATTTCATGATCAATGCCTGGCATCAACCATTGACTTTCGAACTGCCTCAAACTGATCATCAGTGGTACAGGATCATAGATACATTTCAGCATAATTCATTTTGTTCGTTTGGGAAAAGTCCGGTGATCGAAAATACCTCTAAAGTAATGGAAAGATCACTAACCGTCCTTATGTCGAAGTTATACTAA
- a CDS encoding IS110 family RNA-guided transposase translates to MKTGEVAFEQIVKVGCGLDVHQAVIVATISKGQNDYQTREFEAYTSSLTELRDWCKSQGVTHVAMESTGVYWKPVFNILEEDFEIILVNARHVKNVPGHKTDKRDSRWISKLLLAGLLRGSFIPPRDIRELRDLVRYKKRQVEHVASEKNRLIRILEDANIKLSTVLTEVHGATGSKIINDIIDGKTNVDDLMKHIHGKVKANREDIRKALEGKLTAHHRFMLNIIRKSIEEKEGIIGELEQHIDRATAQYAVEIDLLQTIDGVGKDSAISIISEIGVDMNQFPNEHHLSSWAGLSPGNNESAGKKKAQGQLRETAT, encoded by the coding sequence ATGAAAACAGGAGAAGTAGCTTTTGAGCAAATAGTAAAGGTCGGCTGTGGCCTTGACGTACATCAGGCGGTGATCGTAGCGACGATCAGCAAAGGGCAGAATGACTACCAAACCAGGGAGTTTGAAGCCTACACAAGTTCTTTGACAGAGTTAAGAGATTGGTGCAAGAGCCAGGGAGTTACCCATGTAGCAATGGAAAGCACAGGCGTTTATTGGAAGCCGGTATTTAACATACTGGAAGAGGACTTTGAAATCATTCTGGTCAACGCCCGCCATGTGAAGAATGTGCCGGGGCACAAAACAGACAAACGTGACAGCCGGTGGATCAGCAAGTTGTTGTTGGCTGGCTTGTTAAGAGGAAGTTTTATTCCTCCAAGAGACATTAGGGAGTTGCGGGATCTTGTCAGGTACAAAAAGCGCCAGGTAGAACACGTAGCCAGTGAGAAGAACAGACTGATAAGGATACTGGAAGATGCCAATATCAAACTCAGTACTGTGCTTACTGAAGTTCATGGTGCCACCGGTAGTAAAATCATCAATGATATCATTGATGGTAAGACCAATGTGGATGATTTAATGAAGCACATTCATGGGAAGGTAAAGGCCAACCGAGAAGACATCCGTAAAGCCCTTGAGGGAAAATTAACAGCCCATCATCGTTTTATGCTCAATATTATCAGGAAGAGCATTGAGGAAAAAGAAGGGATCATTGGAGAACTGGAGCAACATATAGACCGAGCCACTGCTCAGTATGCTGTAGAAATAGACTTGCTGCAAACCATCGATGGGGTGGGAAAAGACAGCGCCATCAGCATTATCAGTGAGATTGGTGTAGATATGAATCAGTTCCCTAACGAGCATCACTTGAGTAGTTGGGCAGGGCTGAGCCCGGGGAACAACGAGAGTGCGGGTAAAAAAAAAGCACAAGGACAGTTAAGGGAAACCGCTACCTGA
- a CDS encoding PDDEXK family nuclease has product MISWDYPEGDSLKDMISEYGLHPVTSLSTLTREQKSELLSRGIVLCRTICDHPDVLRQFLPENTNSYRILKEAHGTAGCIQTTPLLPI; this is encoded by the coding sequence ATGATCAGTTGGGATTACCCTGAAGGGGACAGCCTCAAAGATATGATCTCAGAATACGGCTTGCATCCGGTGACCAGTCTCTCTACCCTTACCAGGGAACAAAAATCGGAACTGCTATCTCGGGGCATTGTACTCTGCCGAACCATTTGTGATCATCCTGATGTTCTGCGTCAGTTCCTTCCGGAGAACACCAATAGCTACAGGATCCTTAAAGAAGCGCACGGTACCGCAGGGTGCATTCAAACGACACCACTTCTCCCAATTTAA
- a CDS encoding LDCC motif putative metal-binding protein, which translates to MDDFVITHTFTSAGQIPDEVWNAIRAGQEVKEGVSYKKAGPDQVSVSFPAYLYTPEYISGIVQKSGFKEKPEEKRSFWKTILDFLASDTDNSFGTRRLDCCSLNRYNQTQGRGRTKYLKSSTRFQK; encoded by the coding sequence ATGGATGATTTTGTAATAACCCATACGTTCACTTCCGCCGGACAGATACCGGACGAAGTGTGGAATGCAATCAGGGCCGGGCAGGAGGTAAAGGAAGGTGTCAGCTATAAAAAAGCCGGTCCGGACCAGGTAAGTGTAAGCTTTCCTGCTTATCTCTACACACCGGAGTACATTTCAGGAATTGTCCAGAAATCCGGGTTTAAGGAAAAGCCCGAAGAAAAAAGATCATTTTGGAAAACGATCCTGGACTTCCTGGCCAGTGACACAGACAACTCATTCGGCACCAGGAGACTGGACTGCTGCTCACTGAACAGATATAATCAAACCCAGGGCAGAGGCAGAACAAAATACCTTAAATCTTCCACAAGATTTCAAAAATAG
- a CDS encoding HYC_CC_PP family protein codes for MQRFRQKSAILLSMLVLFSSMSFNFSMHFCMGQLESIALFQQAKPCEMVTQPVPCVHDHHDQECELNHTHTAKKGCCEDHFLQVEGQDELARVAAPVSMPDFHMVAVLYALVSFIFSAPTVDYYSYKDYSPPLIERDIPVLVQSFLI; via the coding sequence GTGCAACGCTTTAGACAAAAATCGGCCATTTTGTTATCCATGCTGGTGCTGTTCAGCTCTATGAGCTTCAACTTTAGCATGCATTTCTGCATGGGCCAGTTGGAAAGCATTGCACTGTTTCAGCAAGCCAAACCATGTGAAATGGTTACACAGCCTGTACCTTGTGTCCATGACCATCATGACCAGGAATGTGAGCTCAACCATACACACACGGCTAAAAAGGGCTGTTGCGAAGATCACTTTTTGCAGGTAGAAGGACAAGATGAACTTGCCCGGGTTGCTGCTCCCGTTTCCATGCCGGATTTCCACATGGTGGCGGTACTTTATGCACTTGTCTCGTTCATTTTCAGCGCTCCTACAGTTGATTATTATTCCTACAAAGACTATTCCCCTCCCCTGATTGAGCGTGACATACCTGTGCTCGTTCAGTCCTTCCTGATTTAA